The Roseovarius indicus genome has a segment encoding these proteins:
- a CDS encoding DEAD/DEAH box helicase family protein, whose product MTASNFAHLEPDFPAVHAAASSAERLAMSEPEAAAILAGKAVELALGWAFAHDAGLTPPAQVGASRMINDPDLRTIMGQKVHAKARFINLVRNKSAHEGANLKPEGARQVVEELHHVLHWFGRTYARRQKPPEPNDFDPAPLTARLDLIRAARGRIQSTEKALEARSEELEDLRARYASLHDELKAKRADVAKARADQSADPHDYKEATTRLRLIDLLLAESGWSDLKEGRDLEYRVEPMPNEQGHGFADYVLWGADGLPLAVVEAKRTRRSPSEGQQQAKLYADALEQMHGRRPVIFYTNGYEHWIWDDARNIPPRRLGGFKTAQELGEMIARRTEAKALVDQKPKAAIAGRPYQTRALTRIADHFDAGSRKALLVMATGTGKTRTVIALVDMMVRAGLVKRALFLCDRISLVRQARNAFAQQMPDSSPVNLVTDPSGTGRVYVSTYPTMMNLIDRADHSGRRFGPGHFDLVIIDEAHRSIYKRYRAIFEWFDSYLVGLTATPRDEVDRDTYRLFDLDPGHPTDFYGLEEAIEDGFLVPFEPISLPTRFIREGIRYDDLSDEEKDQWDELDWGETGRREEVTAGEINKYLFNADTVDKVLAHVMEHGIRVAGGDKIGKTIIFAASKRHAEFIEERFNAGWPNYGGTFARRIVHGDSYAQSLIEAFEIPGSEPHIAISVDMMDTGVDVPEVVNLVFFKLVRSKTKFWQMVGRGTRLRPDLFGPGEDKTAFRIFDVCGNLEFFGSNPELKDPSVSKSLTERLIEARLKVAQGIDDTLSSKSQAQHDDDAEDLKGVRAEIVSDVRRFVMGLDISSFVVRGHLRSVETWQADDAPWSALSEEATEEITGLAALPSGADLGGEEAKRFDLVMFELQLSLMGRSTKMESCRRKVMEIATALSTKLEIPAVARHAELIEDVLTDGWWEGLTVPIAERARLRLRDIVHLIDQSSRSILYTDFEDDLGAATPVPLNPAADFAAFKKKAREFLQRHGDHVALRRLRAGKSLTRLDIEELERMLLEAGVGSDADIEIARKTESAQVGGFGVFLRSIVGLDRAAAQEYFAEFIADGASADQIEFVGMVIEHLTRNGVIDPGLLYDSPFSDLTPDGPDSVFNEREVDRFLDRLRTLNQTAVVSDASADVG is encoded by the coding sequence ATGACCGCCAGCAACTTCGCCCATCTCGAACCCGACTTCCCCGCCGTCCACGCCGCAGCGAGTTCGGCCGAGCGGCTGGCGATGTCGGAGCCCGAGGCGGCGGCGATCCTGGCGGGCAAGGCGGTGGAGCTGGCGCTCGGCTGGGCCTTCGCCCATGACGCGGGCCTGACGCCCCCCGCGCAGGTTGGCGCGAGCCGGATGATCAACGACCCCGACCTGCGCACGATCATGGGCCAGAAAGTCCACGCCAAGGCGCGGTTCATCAACCTCGTCCGCAACAAGTCCGCGCACGAGGGGGCAAATTTGAAGCCCGAGGGGGCGCGCCAGGTGGTCGAGGAGCTGCACCACGTCCTGCACTGGTTCGGCCGCACCTACGCCCGTCGCCAGAAGCCGCCCGAGCCCAACGATTTCGACCCGGCCCCGCTGACCGCCCGGCTCGACCTGATCCGCGCGGCACGGGGGCGCATCCAGAGCACCGAGAAAGCCCTGGAGGCGCGCTCCGAGGAGCTCGAGGACCTCCGCGCCCGCTACGCCAGCCTCCACGACGAGTTGAAGGCAAAGCGCGCCGACGTGGCCAAGGCCCGCGCCGATCAATCCGCCGACCCGCACGACTACAAAGAGGCCACCACCCGCCTGCGCCTGATCGACCTGCTGCTGGCCGAGTCCGGATGGTCCGACCTGAAGGAAGGCCGGGATCTGGAATACCGCGTGGAGCCGATGCCCAACGAGCAGGGCCATGGCTTCGCTGATTACGTCCTCTGGGGCGCGGACGGCCTGCCTCTGGCCGTCGTAGAGGCCAAGCGCACCCGGCGGTCGCCATCCGAGGGGCAGCAGCAGGCGAAGCTCTATGCAGACGCTCTGGAGCAGATGCACGGCCGCCGCCCGGTGATCTTCTACACCAACGGCTACGAGCACTGGATCTGGGACGATGCCCGGAACATCCCGCCCCGTCGACTGGGCGGCTTCAAGACCGCGCAGGAACTGGGCGAGATGATCGCCCGCCGGACCGAGGCGAAAGCCCTGGTCGACCAGAAGCCGAAGGCCGCCATCGCCGGACGCCCCTACCAGACCCGCGCCCTGACGCGGATCGCCGACCATTTCGATGCCGGTTCCCGAAAGGCCCTGCTGGTCATGGCGACGGGCACAGGCAAGACGCGGACGGTGATCGCCCTGGTGGACATGATGGTGCGCGCGGGCCTGGTGAAGCGGGCCCTGTTCCTCTGTGACCGTATCAGCCTCGTCCGGCAGGCGCGCAACGCCTTCGCGCAGCAGATGCCGGACAGCTCGCCGGTGAACCTGGTGACCGATCCCTCGGGCACTGGCCGGGTCTACGTCTCGACCTATCCGACGATGATGAACCTGATCGACCGAGCCGATCATTCCGGCCGGCGCTTCGGGCCCGGGCATTTTGACCTTGTCATCATCGACGAGGCCCACCGGTCCATCTACAAGCGCTACCGCGCAATCTTCGAGTGGTTCGACAGCTACCTCGTAGGCCTCACGGCCACGCCCCGCGACGAGGTGGATCGAGACACCTACCGGCTGTTCGACCTCGACCCCGGGCATCCCACGGACTTCTACGGCCTTGAGGAGGCAATCGAGGACGGGTTCCTGGTGCCCTTCGAGCCCATCTCGCTGCCGACCAGGTTCATTCGCGAGGGCATCCGCTACGACGACCTGTCGGACGAGGAGAAAGACCAGTGGGATGAGCTTGATTGGGGCGAGACTGGGCGGCGCGAGGAGGTCACGGCTGGAGAGATCAACAAGTATCTGTTCAACGCCGATACGGTCGACAAGGTGCTGGCCCATGTCATGGAGCACGGCATCCGAGTCGCGGGTGGCGACAAGATTGGCAAGACGATCATCTTCGCAGCGAGCAAGCGGCACGCAGAATTCATTGAGGAACGATTCAATGCTGGCTGGCCGAACTACGGCGGCACATTCGCTCGGCGGATCGTTCACGGCGATAGCTATGCCCAGAGCCTGATCGAGGCCTTCGAGATTCCAGGCAGTGAGCCGCACATCGCCATCTCTGTCGACATGATGGACACGGGCGTGGATGTGCCTGAGGTGGTCAACCTGGTCTTCTTCAAGCTTGTGCGCTCTAAGACGAAATTCTGGCAAATGGTCGGCAGGGGAACACGACTTCGGCCAGATCTGTTCGGCCCCGGCGAGGACAAGACCGCATTCCGGATCTTCGACGTCTGCGGCAACCTGGAATTCTTCGGATCGAACCCGGAACTCAAGGATCCGTCGGTCTCGAAGTCGCTGACGGAGCGGCTGATCGAGGCAAGGTTGAAGGTGGCGCAGGGCATCGACGATACGCTGTCCTCAAAATCCCAAGCGCAGCACGATGACGACGCGGAAGACCTCAAGGGTGTCCGCGCGGAGATCGTCTCAGACGTGCGCCGCTTCGTTATGGGCCTCGACATCTCCTCCTTCGTCGTCCGCGGTCACTTGCGCTCAGTTGAGACCTGGCAGGCAGACGATGCGCCATGGTCCGCATTGTCGGAGGAGGCCACCGAGGAAATCACAGGTCTGGCGGCGCTGCCGAGTGGTGCCGATCTCGGCGGCGAAGAAGCGAAGAGGTTCGACCTCGTGATGTTCGAGCTTCAACTCAGTCTGATGGGCCGTTCGACGAAGATGGAGTCCTGCCGTCGGAAGGTGATGGAGATCGCGACGGCGCTCTCGACGAAGCTGGAAATACCCGCGGTGGCAAGACACGCGGAACTCATCGAGGATGTCCTGACAGACGGCTGGTGGGAAGGCTTGACGGTGCCCATCGCCGAGCGAGCCCGTTTGCGTCTGCGGGACATCGTCCATCTTATCGATCAGTCTTCGCGCAGTATCCTCTACACCGACTTCGAAGACGATCTCGGCGCCGCCACGCCAGTTCCCCTGAATCCCGCGGCAGATTTTGCCGCGTTCAAGAAGAAGGCCCGCGAGTTTCTTCAGAGGCACGGCGATCACGTTGCTCTTCGCCGGTTGCGGGCGGGAAAGTCGCTTACTCGCCTCGACATCGAAGAACTCGAGCGTATGCTGCTTGAAGCAGGAGTGGGATCGGACGCCGACATCGAGATCGCAAGGAAAACCGAGAGCGCCCAAGTCGGAGGGTTCGGCGTCTTCCTGAGATCCATCGTCGGCCTGGACCGTGCGGCGGCCCAGGAGTATTTCGCCGAATTCATCGCTGATGGTGCTTCGGCCGATCAGATCGAGTTCGTCGGCATGGTCATCGAGCACCTCACCCGGAACGGTGTCATTGACCCGGGTCTGCTCTACGATAGCCCTTTCTCCGACCTCACACCCGACGGTCCCGATAGCGTCTTCAACGAGCGGGAAGTTGACCGCTTCCTGGATCGGCTCCGAACCCTCAATCAGACGGCGGTTGTCTCTGATGCATCTGCCGACGTCGGCTGA
- a CDS encoding restriction endonuclease subunit S → MNIAITPFFRTLGEVADVQIGPFGSLLHKADYIAGGIPVINPMHIAPDGIAADPEFSISDEKAASLKRYHLEAGEVIMGRRGEMGRCAVVLPEHAGMICGTGSMKIVPSPEKLIPEYLVHILRSPRARRELENAASGVTMLNLNATALKGLQISLPPLEEQRRIAGILDAADALRRRRREALALLDTLPGAIFAEMFGDPRDNPLGYPARKLSDLCSRITVGVVIKPASYYVDDGVPALRSVNVREGGFDLKDLKYFSQQTNDGPLKKSKMKKGDVVIVRTGQPGRAAVVDEEIAGANCIDMLIASPKEDELLPYFLEAFLNSDAGRQMALSNQTGQVQQHLNATALKGIDFITPPIEEQREFTRRLDEIRRAKENLTTHLGELETLFASLQSRAFAGDL, encoded by the coding sequence ATGAATATCGCAATCACGCCGTTTTTTCGGACGCTTGGAGAGGTTGCAGACGTTCAGATCGGCCCCTTTGGATCTTTGCTGCACAAGGCGGACTACATCGCCGGCGGCATTCCAGTCATCAACCCGATGCACATTGCCCCAGATGGTATCGCCGCTGATCCAGAATTCTCAATCTCGGATGAAAAGGCCGCTTCCTTGAAACGATATCACCTGGAGGCCGGTGAGGTCATCATGGGGCGACGTGGTGAAATGGGGCGATGTGCCGTGGTTCTCCCAGAGCATGCAGGAATGATCTGCGGCACAGGTTCGATGAAAATCGTCCCATCTCCCGAAAAGCTAATTCCAGAATACCTCGTGCACATTCTTCGATCGCCACGAGCGAGGCGAGAACTGGAGAACGCGGCTTCCGGGGTGACGATGCTGAACCTGAATGCCACAGCCTTGAAGGGGCTACAAATCTCCCTCCCGCCCCTCGAGGAGCAGCGGCGGATTGCAGGGATACTGGATGCGGCCGACGCCCTGCGCCGCCGCCGCCGCGAGGCCCTCGCCCTGCTCGACACCCTCCCGGGCGCGATCTTCGCGGAGATGTTCGGGGACCCGCGCGATAACCCTCTGGGCTATCCGGCGCGAAAGCTATCGGACCTTTGCTCGCGGATCACAGTTGGCGTCGTAATCAAGCCCGCATCCTATTACGTAGATGATGGGGTTCCTGCCTTGCGGTCGGTAAATGTCCGAGAGGGCGGCTTTGACCTGAAGGATCTGAAGTATTTCTCGCAGCAGACAAATGACGGGCCTCTCAAGAAATCCAAGATGAAAAAGGGCGATGTCGTTATCGTTCGCACGGGGCAACCAGGGAGAGCAGCCGTTGTCGACGAAGAAATCGCCGGAGCGAATTGCATAGACATGTTGATCGCAAGCCCAAAAGAGGATGAACTGCTGCCGTATTTCCTTGAGGCTTTTCTTAATTCCGACGCGGGACGGCAGATGGCATTGTCAAATCAGACTGGGCAGGTTCAGCAGCATCTGAACGCAACCGCATTGAAGGGCATCGACTTCATTACGCCACCGATCGAGGAGCAAAGAGAGTTCACCCGACGGCTGGACGAAATTCGCCGAGCAAAGGAGAACTTAACCACCCATCTCGGTGAGCTCGAAACACTCTTCGCCTCCCTCCAATCCCGCGCTTTCGCCGGAGATCTCTGA
- a CDS encoding GIY-YIG nuclease family protein, with the protein MSNGETYGRTIQLFLVDGKPTGLRKATIHGWTGLLFVSGASAFGDLTARDEVDRTGVYILAGPDPDTTGTTRVYIGSGNSVAERIKQSAVKRDFWETAITVTTSDDDMSKGHAEYLEARLIEQTAKAGRVTLDNGTNPDITRRRLPEADIANMEQFLANLRIILPVIGLDMLKPQPKAVSAKASPTSPSVSDEVQFEIRHKSGVSATAVEEDGEFIVLEGSEALKDTGYVQQSYGGLKEKLIADGVLVPQEVPPGTSKLRFAKPWSFSSPSAAAAVVLDRNSNGRLEWKVKGASQTYHDWQQAQAAKQEAAE; encoded by the coding sequence ATGAGCAATGGCGAGACCTACGGCCGCACGATCCAGCTCTTCCTGGTCGACGGCAAGCCCACTGGTCTGCGCAAGGCGACCATCCACGGCTGGACGGGGCTCCTCTTCGTCTCCGGGGCTTCCGCCTTCGGTGACCTCACGGCGCGGGACGAGGTGGACCGCACGGGCGTCTACATCCTCGCCGGCCCCGATCCCGACACAACCGGCACAACCCGGGTCTACATCGGGTCAGGCAATTCCGTCGCCGAACGCATCAAGCAGAGCGCGGTGAAACGCGATTTCTGGGAGACGGCGATCACCGTCACGACCAGCGACGACGACATGTCGAAGGGCCATGCCGAATACCTCGAGGCGCGGCTGATCGAACAGACGGCCAAGGCGGGCCGCGTGACGCTCGACAACGGCACGAACCCGGACATCACCCGCCGGCGCCTCCCCGAGGCCGACATTGCGAACATGGAGCAGTTCCTGGCAAACCTCCGGATCATCCTGCCGGTGATCGGGCTCGACATGCTGAAGCCGCAGCCGAAGGCCGTCAGCGCCAAGGCCAGCCCGACCTCGCCCTCCGTGTCGGACGAGGTGCAATTCGAGATCCGGCACAAGAGCGGCGTCTCGGCCACGGCGGTCGAGGAGGATGGCGAATTCATCGTGCTGGAGGGCTCCGAAGCTCTGAAGGACACCGGCTATGTCCAGCAGAGCTATGGCGGGCTGAAGGAGAAGCTCATCGCCGACGGCGTGCTGGTGCCGCAGGAGGTGCCGCCGGGCACCAGCAAGCTGCGCTTCGCCAAGCCTTGGTCCTTCTCCAGCCCTTCGGCGGCGGCTGCGGTCGTGCTGGATCGCAACAGCAACGGGCGGCTGGAATGGAAGGTGAAGGGCGCGAGCCAGACCTATCACGACTGGCAGCAGGCGCAGGCGGCGAAGCAGGAGGCGGCGGAATGA
- a CDS encoding class I SAM-dependent DNA methyltransferase: MITGELKSKVDAIWNAMWTGGLSNPQTVMEQLTLLLFFKGLDDAQTLAERQARARGTEIERNLFPDELDGIPVVDDAGNKIADGRSLADLRWPRFITLPPTEMQEAAENHLIPFLRRLGSDGAPLRKHMASARYEIPTGRLLAKVVDLVSDLPMKSRDTKGDLYEYMLSKVASAGQNGQFRTPRHIIELMVAMTEPRRDDVICDPACGTAGFLVGAAEYLRRNDADAWTDPDARLHVETGMFHGHDFDGTMLRLGAMNMALHGFEDASIVYRDSLTEEHGDEAEAYSLILANPPFAGSLDAEAVAKDLTRIVNTRKTELLFLALFLRLLKRGGRAAVVVPDGVLFGSNKAHKEVRRMLVEDQQLQGVVKLPAGVFRPYAGVSTAILLFQRTDSGGTEDVWFYDMHADGLSLDDKRNLLVPEDKIGPWAELTEDEAKLTDLPDALARWQEREGSEKDNPRTARSFVVPKEEIAAAGYDLSLNRYREIEHDAVEHEPPAEILSRLREMERDIFDGLEELEKMLGDGTARETAREAAE, translated from the coding sequence ATGATAACTGGTGAATTGAAATCCAAGGTCGACGCGATCTGGAACGCGATGTGGACGGGCGGGCTATCGAACCCGCAGACGGTCATGGAGCAGCTGACCCTCCTGCTCTTCTTCAAAGGCCTCGACGACGCGCAGACCCTCGCGGAACGTCAGGCCCGGGCGCGCGGCACGGAGATCGAGCGGAACCTCTTCCCGGACGAGCTGGACGGCATCCCGGTAGTCGACGATGCCGGCAACAAGATCGCGGACGGTCGTTCCCTGGCCGATCTCCGCTGGCCTCGATTCATCACCTTACCGCCGACAGAGATGCAGGAAGCGGCCGAGAACCATCTGATCCCCTTCCTGCGTCGCCTCGGGTCCGATGGGGCCCCCCTCCGCAAGCATATGGCCAGTGCCCGCTACGAGATCCCCACCGGCCGTCTCCTGGCCAAGGTCGTCGATCTCGTCTCGGATCTGCCGATGAAGAGCCGGGACACCAAAGGCGACCTCTACGAATATATGCTGTCCAAGGTCGCCAGCGCCGGGCAGAACGGCCAGTTCCGGACTCCGCGGCACATCATCGAGCTCATGGTCGCCATGACGGAACCCCGGCGGGATGACGTGATCTGCGATCCGGCCTGCGGAACCGCCGGCTTTCTGGTCGGCGCGGCGGAATACCTGCGTCGCAATGATGCCGATGCGTGGACCGATCCGGACGCGCGTTTGCACGTCGAAACCGGCATGTTCCACGGCCATGACTTCGACGGCACCATGCTCCGGCTCGGCGCCATGAACATGGCCCTGCACGGCTTCGAGGACGCGTCGATCGTCTACCGCGACTCTCTCACAGAGGAGCACGGCGACGAAGCCGAGGCCTATTCCCTGATCCTTGCCAACCCGCCCTTCGCCGGATCTCTGGATGCCGAGGCGGTGGCCAAGGATCTCACCCGCATCGTCAACACCCGGAAGACCGAGCTGCTTTTCCTGGCCCTCTTCCTGCGCCTCCTGAAGCGTGGCGGCCGGGCAGCGGTGGTCGTGCCCGACGGCGTGCTCTTCGGTTCCAACAAGGCCCACAAAGAAGTGCGGCGCATGCTGGTCGAGGATCAGCAGCTCCAGGGTGTGGTCAAGCTCCCGGCCGGGGTCTTCCGCCCCTATGCCGGGGTCTCGACCGCCATCTTGCTCTTCCAGCGCACCGACTCCGGCGGCACCGAGGACGTGTGGTTCTACGACATGCACGCCGATGGTCTCAGCCTGGACGACAAGCGCAACCTGCTCGTGCCCGAGGACAAGATCGGCCCCTGGGCTGAGTTGACCGAGGACGAGGCGAAGCTCACCGACCTCCCCGACGCACTCGCCCGGTGGCAGGAACGCGAGGGATCGGAGAAGGACAATCCCCGCACCGCCCGCAGCTTCGTCGTCCCGAAGGAGGAGATCGCCGCCGCCGGCTACGACCTCAGCCTCAACCGCTATCGCGAGATCGAGCATGACGCGGTCGAGCACGAGCCGCCCGCCGAGATCCTGTCGCGCCTGCGCGAGATGGAGCGGGACATCTTCGACGGCCTCGAGGAGCTCGAGAAGATGCTCGGCGACGGCACCGCGCGCGAGACCGCGCGCGAGGCCGCCGAATGA
- a CDS encoding AAA family ATPase, which produces MPHIQDNEQDIPDWETCIRPVADHSPSLEWNYAMKGWLLRNETSLLYGPSNVGKSALVCHIGNCIVTARPSFGARVKPGLVVHVAPEAPASVLDRIHSSDVTPAARQNYLVCGQALDLSNFKAVASFVEFLKGVMHETGEDIVLIVFDTLARSIGLLDENCAASMTQVVQAAEWIARSLNTHVMLVHHTGKDVDRGGRGSSALRAAVDTEICLKPGKTEDSVAVMQDKQRTQPKLAPVHFRIEKIVLGLDEDGDERTTAHAVETSAPTFEKAPNPKRAENGRVMAVRIALQTRGMLRELALAPFKTADLAATLPPELFAGVAPENLNRTINRILSDLANADNPIVTGSGGVWTLTRTAHRPPG; this is translated from the coding sequence ATGCCCCATATCCAAGATAACGAGCAAGACATTCCCGACTGGGAGACCTGTATCAGGCCCGTGGCCGATCACAGCCCGTCGTTGGAGTGGAACTATGCAATGAAGGGATGGCTGCTGCGTAACGAGACCTCGCTCCTATATGGGCCATCGAACGTTGGGAAGTCTGCTCTCGTTTGCCACATCGGCAATTGCATTGTCACGGCTCGTCCCAGTTTCGGTGCTCGGGTCAAGCCCGGACTGGTCGTGCATGTGGCACCAGAAGCACCCGCTTCCGTGCTCGACCGCATTCACAGCAGCGATGTCACTCCTGCCGCAAGACAAAACTACCTTGTGTGCGGCCAGGCACTCGACCTTTCGAATTTCAAGGCTGTCGCTTCTTTTGTCGAGTTTCTTAAAGGCGTCATGCATGAGACCGGCGAAGACATCGTCTTGATCGTTTTCGACACTCTGGCGCGTTCCATCGGCTTGCTTGATGAGAATTGCGCGGCTTCGATGACGCAAGTCGTGCAGGCTGCGGAGTGGATCGCAAGGAGCCTGAATACCCACGTCATGCTCGTACATCATACCGGGAAAGACGTCGATCGTGGCGGGCGTGGCAGCTCGGCCCTTCGCGCGGCGGTCGATACGGAGATCTGCCTGAAACCCGGGAAGACGGAGGACAGTGTGGCAGTCATGCAGGACAAGCAGCGCACCCAGCCCAAACTTGCGCCCGTACATTTTCGGATCGAGAAAATCGTGCTCGGATTGGATGAAGACGGAGACGAGCGTACGACCGCTCATGCCGTAGAGACATCGGCACCGACGTTTGAAAAAGCACCCAATCCGAAAAGAGCGGAGAATGGCCGCGTCATGGCGGTCAGGATTGCGCTTCAAACACGCGGCATGCTGCGCGAGCTCGCGCTGGCCCCTTTCAAGACAGCGGACCTTGCGGCAACGCTGCCGCCGGAGCTCTTCGCAGGCGTGGCCCCGGAAAACCTGAACCGTACGATCAATCGTATCCTTAGCGACCTTGCAAATGCAGACAATCCAATTGTCACCGGATCAGGCGGCGTCTGGACTTTGACGCGCACGGCTCATCGGCCTCCGGGTTAA
- a CDS encoding tyrosine-type recombinase/integrase, with amino-acid sequence MLSELQNSPVCEARVQSMLKEMVRSAVGGMIARQESAPPIEGADAYLDRLEAETDRIRDAQRTRDWSVAAAFAGEIARQNGLGTDAIEAPAVARQVLFLMRRLNELNACVERDFDDPLHVGRELLLDHGLAPSRDSMKPPMLLSDAVEKACKEAPRDVENKIRVVGKLAISYFEDIPVSSIVLEQSFEFLFTVWMLPKGWGKAHGRNRHGHAGRDLCPLQEIREADTKDAKLLEEITSLDTLSIPDKRRRLVQELIPRLTDGYLFVQRDMLNRIFRAALGTKRVGRDVDDEDRVVPSHSQLKKRLQAWHKSQKTDCKLPTRVSRPKRRMSWSLEHVSRLFRSPIYLGTSSPKQRSRKATARKRYIIRDAIYWVPLVMITMGVRPEEILQAAVSDIVRRDGILCIFLGEEEDAYLKNEQSRRILPIPQILLKLGFREWVVAKKKAGESWLFPEIQPDKSHGRRSQIFGDRLRNLLTTLKLHDAREDIYAMRRTLSSKLMGLGIDTGTRQRILGHLEGTTIDRHYSDHGLLELKDVLDTVDYGIEVGVDRRFGFPVITGNTTALQTALDVDVALTDRREVSAVLLRDAETDEIVFEASVSGRKAPSAYPWNGCAPLGEKDVAASIISLSRQYSLTMPASEEATAALEHLLILVDDKPLYTPSANRKTLAGQQKTEKDFMIDAEPNIPDQDCRPVDLVVGDLVVCALPNRRGDITSSTGRPGLIVATRTLGNRKFLDIAWGCPLETSRPAPNELAISGSVELAEAQLDIPTRFNLRRRFLVPETDTNLLHRRLGRIGKNSQARLHEHLSRAGDITPEPVYESTRQPRPLSVERRRTKSVRPKKAR; translated from the coding sequence GTGCTCAGCGAACTTCAGAACAGCCCGGTCTGCGAGGCCAGGGTTCAATCGATGCTCAAAGAAATGGTTCGCTCGGCCGTCGGTGGCATGATCGCCCGCCAGGAGAGTGCGCCACCCATCGAGGGCGCCGACGCCTATCTCGACCGGCTCGAAGCTGAGACCGATCGTATCCGGGACGCCCAGCGAACCCGGGACTGGTCGGTGGCCGCGGCATTCGCGGGAGAGATCGCGCGGCAAAACGGCCTCGGCACAGACGCCATCGAGGCCCCTGCGGTTGCCCGGCAAGTACTCTTTCTCATGCGGCGGCTGAACGAGTTGAACGCCTGCGTGGAGCGGGACTTCGATGATCCACTGCATGTCGGCCGTGAGCTCCTTCTGGACCACGGACTGGCCCCGTCCCGGGACAGCATGAAGCCCCCCATGTTGCTTTCGGACGCGGTCGAGAAAGCCTGCAAAGAGGCCCCTCGTGACGTCGAGAATAAGATCCGTGTCGTCGGGAAACTCGCCATCTCGTACTTCGAAGACATACCTGTCTCATCGATTGTGCTCGAGCAATCTTTCGAGTTTCTGTTCACCGTCTGGATGCTACCGAAAGGCTGGGGCAAAGCCCACGGACGTAATCGCCATGGTCATGCAGGACGGGATTTGTGTCCGCTTCAGGAAATCCGCGAAGCCGATACAAAAGACGCCAAGCTCCTTGAAGAGATCACCAGCCTCGACACATTATCGATACCCGACAAGCGCCGTCGGCTGGTACAGGAACTCATCCCGCGGTTGACTGATGGCTACCTTTTCGTCCAGCGCGACATGCTCAATCGCATCTTCCGCGCCGCGCTCGGAACGAAACGCGTCGGCCGCGATGTCGATGATGAGGATCGCGTCGTTCCATCACATTCCCAACTCAAGAAACGGCTACAGGCATGGCACAAGTCCCAGAAGACCGACTGCAAACTCCCGACACGGGTATCGCGCCCGAAGCGGCGCATGTCTTGGTCGCTTGAGCACGTATCACGCCTGTTCCGCTCGCCGATTTATCTTGGCACCTCTTCGCCCAAGCAGCGCAGCCGCAAGGCGACAGCGCGCAAAAGATATATCATCCGGGATGCAATCTACTGGGTTCCCCTGGTTATGATCACGATGGGCGTACGCCCAGAAGAGATCCTCCAGGCCGCCGTGTCGGACATCGTTCGCCGCGACGGCATCCTCTGCATCTTCCTTGGAGAGGAAGAAGATGCATACCTGAAAAACGAACAATCTCGGCGTATTTTGCCGATCCCGCAGATCCTTCTCAAGCTGGGGTTCCGGGAATGGGTCGTCGCGAAAAAGAAGGCAGGCGAGAGCTGGCTCTTCCCGGAGATCCAGCCTGACAAGAGCCACGGCCGGCGATCACAGATCTTCGGCGATCGCCTGCGGAACCTCTTGACGACGCTAAAGCTCCACGACGCACGTGAGGACATCTACGCCATGCGGCGTACGCTGTCCTCCAAGCTCATGGGCCTGGGCATCGATACCGGCACGCGTCAGCGGATCCTCGGTCACCTCGAGGGCACAACCATCGACCGGCATTATTCCGACCATGGCCTGCTGGAACTCAAAGACGTGCTCGATACTGTCGACTACGGGATCGAGGTCGGCGTCGACCGGCGGTTTGGCTTCCCGGTCATTACAGGCAACACGACCGCCCTGCAGACGGCGCTGGATGTCGACGTGGCGTTGACCGATCGCCGGGAAGTCTCCGCCGTCCTGCTACGCGACGCGGAAACCGACGAGATCGTGTTCGAAGCATCCGTCTCGGGCCGAAAAGCCCCCTCGGCATATCCGTGGAACGGATGTGCGCCTCTCGGGGAAAAGGACGTTGCCGCCTCGATCATTTCGCTCAGCCGGCAATATTCCCTCACCATGCCGGCGAGCGAAGAGGCGACGGCTGCACTCGAGCACCTGCTGATTCTGGTCGACGACAAACCACTATATACCCCCTCTGCGAACCGCAAAACCTTGGCAGGACAGCAGAAAACCGAAAAAGATTTTATGATCGATGCCGAACCGAACATTCCGGACCAGGACTGCCGCCCGGTCGACCTCGTCGTGGGAGATCTGGTTGTCTGCGCACTCCCGAACCGTCGCGGCGATATCACCTCGTCAACCGGGCGTCCTGGGTTGATCGTCGCCACGCGTACTCTCGGCAACCGAAAATTTCTCGATATTGCCTGGGGCTGTCCGCTGGAAACCTCCAGACCCGCACCAAATGAACTCGCGATTTCGGGATCGGTGGAACTGGCCGAGGCCCAGCTCGACATTCCGACACGTTTCAATTTGCGACGGCGTTTCCTTGTGCCGGAGACGGATACAAACTTGCTGCATCGCCGCCTGGGCCGCATTGGCAAAAATTCGCAAGCACGCCTTCATGAACATCTCAGCCGTGCAGGAGATATCACGCCCGAACCTGTCTACGAGAGCACGCGACAGCCGCGCCCCCTTTCAGTCGAACGCAGGCGCACCAAGAGTGTGAGGCCGAAAAAGGCAAGGTAG